A window from Candidatus Poribacteria bacterium encodes these proteins:
- the map gene encoding type I methionyl aminopeptidase, which translates to MIPIKTKEEIELMRKSAQVVSEVIMAIAEQIRPGVTTKSLDSLARRVIRKNRAYPSFLGYTIPGHPPYPGAICASVNEVVIHGIPSNDTVLRSGDILSVDVGARLKGYHGDRAFTFPVGEISEEARRLLRVTREALYKGIEQAKPGNRLGDICHAIQRHVESHGYSVIRDFVGHGIGREMHEEPQIPNFGKPGVGPKLKPGMVLAIEPMVSAGDWRVVVLEDGWTVVTADGSLSAHFEHTVAILSDGPEILTLPDPDIEF; encoded by the coding sequence ATGATACCGATCAAGACCAAGGAAGAGATCGAGCTGATGCGTAAGAGCGCACAGGTGGTGAGCGAGGTGATCATGGCGATAGCCGAGCAGATCAGGCCCGGCGTCACCACAAAATCGCTCGATTCGCTGGCTAGGAGGGTGATCCGAAAGAACAGGGCATATCCCTCCTTCCTGGGATATACCATACCCGGTCACCCGCCATATCCCGGTGCCATCTGTGCTTCGGTGAACGAGGTGGTTATACACGGCATACCCTCAAACGATACGGTGTTGCGCTCAGGGGATATCCTGAGCGTGGATGTCGGCGCCAGATTGAAGGGATATCACGGGGACAGAGCCTTCACCTTCCCCGTGGGCGAGATATCGGAGGAGGCTCGCAGGCTTCTCCGCGTTACCCGTGAGGCACTATATAAAGGGATCGAACAGGCGAAGCCCGGCAACAGGTTGGGGGATATATGTCACGCCATACAGCGCCATGTGGAGTCACATGGGTATTCGGTGATACGGGATTTCGTCGGCCATGGCATAGGCAGGGAGATGCACGAAGAACCCCAGATCCCCAATTTCGGCAAGCCCGGAGTTGGCCCTAAACTTAAACCCGGGATGGTCCTTGCCATCGAGCCGATGGTCAGCGCAGGGGATTGGAGGGTGGTGGTGCTGGAGGACGGGTGGACCGTTGTCACCGCCGATGGTAGCCTCTCAGCGCACTTCGAGCACACCGTCGCCATACTCTCAGATGGCCCTGAGATCCTCACCCTGCCTGATCCCGATATAGAGTTTTAA
- the eno gene encoding phosphopyruvate hydratase, producing MTTIVGIHAREILDSRGNPTVETDVFLSGGAVGRAAVPSGASTGEHEAVELRDGDPSRYMGKGVKNAVKNVNEIIAKEIVGMDALDQVAIDRAMIELDGTDSKGKLGANAILSVSLAVAKAAATALEMPLYQYIGGVNAKELPVPMMNILNGGKHADNNVDLQEFMIMPVGAESFAEALRIGAEVFHNLKAVLKEKGYSTAVGDEGGFAPSLSSNEEAIQVILQGIERAGYKPGEDVLLALDPAASEFYGQDSKGKGIEAPGKYVLAAEPEGKQIKEPEEMVQFYKELVDKYPIISIEDGMAEDDWEGWKRITQELGSKIQLVGDDVFVTNIKRLQMGIQQGIANSILIKLNQIGTLTETLDAIEMAKRAGYTAVVSHRSGETEDTTIADLVVAVNAGQIKTGSVCRTDRICKYNQLLRIEEELSNRAIFKGKGVFYNLKL from the coding sequence ATGACCACGATAGTCGGCATTCACGCTAGAGAAATCCTCGACTCCAGGGGCAACCCTACTGTTGAGACAGACGTTTTCCTCAGCGGAGGCGCTGTCGGAAGGGCTGCCGTCCCCTCGGGCGCGTCAACCGGGGAACATGAGGCGGTCGAGTTGAGAGATGGCGATCCGAGCCGATATATGGGCAAGGGGGTTAAAAACGCCGTCAAAAACGTCAACGAGATAATAGCGAAAGAGATCGTCGGGATGGATGCCCTGGATCAGGTCGCTATAGATAGGGCCATGATAGAGCTTGATGGGACGGATAGCAAAGGGAAGCTCGGCGCCAACGCTATTCTATCCGTCTCACTTGCCGTGGCAAAGGCTGCGGCGACCGCCCTTGAGATGCCGCTTTATCAGTATATCGGCGGTGTTAATGCTAAGGAACTGCCCGTTCCCATGATGAACATACTAAACGGCGGCAAACACGCCGATAACAACGTGGATCTTCAGGAGTTCATGATCATGCCTGTGGGCGCCGAGAGCTTCGCCGAGGCATTGAGGATAGGCGCTGAGGTCTTCCACAACCTTAAGGCCGTCCTGAAGGAAAAGGGATACAGCACAGCAGTCGGCGATGAGGGCGGTTTCGCGCCAAGTCTCTCCTCAAATGAGGAGGCGATACAGGTTATACTCCAGGGGATAGAACGGGCAGGTTATAAACCGGGCGAGGATGTCCTTCTGGCCCTGGACCCGGCAGCGAGTGAGTTCTATGGGCAGGATTCGAAAGGCAAAGGGATCGAAGCGCCCGGCAAGTATGTCCTGGCCGCGGAGCCCGAGGGAAAACAGATTAAAGAGCCTGAGGAAATGGTCCAATTCTATAAGGAATTGGTCGATAAATATCCGATCATATCGATCGAGGACGGTATGGCTGAAGATGATTGGGAGGGATGGAAAAGGATCACCCAAGAGTTGGGATCGAAGATCCAACTCGTCGGAGATGACGTGTTCGTGACCAACATAAAAAGGCTGCAGATGGGTATTCAGCAGGGGATTGCTAACTCCATCCTGATAAAGCTCAATCAGATCGGAACGCTCACTGAGACCCTGGACGCCATCGAGATGGCCAAACGGGCCGGTTATACGGCCGTAGTCTCACACCGTTCCGGTGAGACGGAGGACACAACCATAGCAGATCTGGTTGTGGCCGTCAATGCTGGCCAGATTAAAACGGGGTCGGTCTGTCGGACCGACCGGATCTGTAAGTATAACCAGCTTCTCAGAATTGAGGAGGAGCTGAGCAACAGGGCGATATTCAAAGGTAAGGGGGTGTTTTATAACTTAAAGTTGTAG
- the miaB gene encoding tRNA (N6-isopentenyl adenosine(37)-C2)-methylthiotransferase MiaB, which produces MSRPRRVYIETYGCQMNLNDSEVMAGILTRSGYRIVNSPDEADVILLNTCAVREHAERRVFGRLSNLKVYKQRNPRLILGVCGCMAQHLGDRIIEKAPYVDLILGPDAYRSLPQALAKVRRDEPYLNLRLDASELYEDVEPMREKGVRAWVTIMRGCNKFCTFCIVPFVRGRERSRPLETILDEIKSLADEGYKEIVLLGQNVNSYNDGRHNFADLLDRVAEVDGILRIRFTAPYPSDMTDEVIEVMASHDNICKHVHLPLQAGSDRILKLMRRSYTSGEFLDLVDKLRGRMPGVGLSTDIIVGFPTETEEDFRATYEMMERIRFDSAFTFKYSPREGSIASKRFRDDVPEEVKSRRLAEIIDLQERISLEKNRAFIDRKVEVLVEGRSKKGEGDLFGKTDDFRTTVFPDDGSSPGEIVRVIVKRVTSHTLIGESLCGGRR; this is translated from the coding sequence ATGTCAAGGCCCAGGAGGGTTTATATAGAGACATATGGATGCCAGATGAACCTGAACGACTCCGAGGTGATGGCGGGCATCCTTACGAGAAGCGGATACCGAATCGTAAACTCCCCGGATGAGGCGGACGTCATCCTGCTCAACACCTGCGCCGTCAGGGAACACGCCGAAAGGAGGGTTTTCGGTAGGCTCTCCAATCTCAAGGTATACAAGCAACGTAATCCGAGGTTGATTTTGGGCGTCTGTGGCTGCATGGCACAGCATCTGGGCGATAGAATCATCGAAAAGGCCCCGTATGTGGATCTGATCCTCGGCCCCGACGCTTACAGGTCTTTGCCACAGGCCCTCGCCAAAGTCCGGAGGGATGAGCCGTATCTCAACCTGAGATTGGACGCTTCGGAGCTCTATGAGGATGTGGAGCCCATGAGGGAGAAAGGCGTTAGGGCGTGGGTGACGATAATGCGGGGTTGCAATAAGTTCTGCACCTTCTGCATAGTTCCCTTCGTGCGGGGGCGGGAGAGGAGCAGGCCGCTGGAGACCATCCTCGACGAGATCAAATCCCTGGCCGATGAGGGGTACAAGGAGATAGTCCTATTGGGGCAAAACGTGAATTCATACAACGATGGCAGACACAATTTCGCCGATCTGCTCGATAGGGTCGCCGAGGTGGATGGGATACTCCGTATCAGGTTCACCGCTCCCTATCCGTCCGATATGACCGATGAGGTAATAGAGGTCATGGCGTCGCACGACAATATCTGTAAACACGTTCATCTGCCACTACAGGCCGGATCGGATAGAATACTCAAACTGATGAGACGGAGCTATACATCGGGTGAATTCCTCGATCTGGTCGATAAGCTGCGCGGCAGGATGCCGGGAGTTGGCCTTTCGACCGATATCATCGTGGGATTCCCCACTGAAACTGAGGAGGATTTCCGGGCGACGTATGAGATGATGGAGAGGATCAGGTTCGACTCCGCCTTCACCTTCAAATACTCGCCGCGGGAGGGCTCAATAGCCTCCAAACGGTTCAGGGACGATGTGCCCGAGGAGGTTAAATCCAGAAGGCTCGCGGAGATAATAGATCTTCAGGAGCGGATATCGCTTGAGAAAAACAGGGCCTTCATCGACAGGAAGGTCGAGGTGCTGGTTGAAGGCCGCTCTAAAAAGGGCGAGGGCGATCTCTTCGGCAAAACGGATGATTTCCGGACGACCGTCTTCCCGGATGACGGCTCATCGCCCGGGGAGATCGTGAGGGTGATCGTGAAAAGGGTTACCTCACACACGCTGATAGGTGAAAGCCTATGCGGGGGAAGAAGATAG
- a CDS encoding DUF4091 domain-containing protein, whose amino-acid sequence MIRSGMVTVLISMAIYGLAFGQLRTARLKVIADNSIAAAGDEIHHNAGAKSVLRIKGIEHILIFKFDLSPIKGWKVHRAYLYLHAAHEHRLRTIGLSTIASNWQEGNGVDRAVDGGSCFTHAIYPYKRWAGEGSDLTDVTFGAGNTLYAFVDLKEIGGGWLEIDVPAKLISAMLCGASYGLAVSDEKGQTMWNNDIHSRETPFAPYLVVKGEPSKERTKPPAVKNLTARPDPDLSTLNSGAIRLTFDIPIPDGSQSFPFAYRLEIKGGQFEGWTQLPRRLIPFAALPGERQEITVPNLKPETAYELRLSVLDEVGSTSGPSIVKVTSSSSKSYPKPLPEVPLLPKPDPNPISSLFVVPDTVKPDPVTGKVMEDRRGNYDRLNPIWDGRTIRLAAARNETIAFQIVIRAKQVESVEIGDLRGKSGSILASNVRPYRVWCVREGNRWFPEIAVPIQVRFDDHVPNQEYRVIWVDLHVPKGIPADVYRGNIVALADGKRIDVPIYLRVWDFTLPDRPGFVVDLNGYGSVASRFGVRHNTPEGIAIEHAYHRLAYEHRATLNLLAYSHSGRTYEGWAPPIEGEGENAHVAEWRDYDAHYGALFDGSAFFGLTWGGLPIHHQYLPFHENYPIPIKGHYRYESMPGDYRDIIIRHAMEAPPVEEAFTPDYIAGFKAVVRDFVRHFREKGWRGVQMQCYFNNKYYYKDPRKGGRGTSWWLMDEPMHRDDWRALIFFGRMFKEAVRDAGGGVNFIFRCDVSRPQWVRDPDEFLPLVDLMCVSGEFFRKNRRCMEFHRRYGIRFWNYGTPNRVSETNLNGEAWAIKAFLFGADGILPWNTIGRDENFERAEPTALLYPGKRFGINGPLASLRLKALRRGEQDVEYLIALARRFGYDREQIAYEVARFLDLRARTEERFVDDAGRTVFESLRPEDFFKLRYAIGTILTPSAFHRH is encoded by the coding sequence ATGATCAGATCGGGAATGGTGACGGTCTTGATATCGATGGCAATATATGGGTTGGCATTCGGACAGCTACGGACGGCCCGGCTGAAGGTCATCGCCGATAACTCCATAGCCGCTGCCGGAGATGAAATCCATCACAACGCCGGGGCGAAATCCGTCCTGCGCATCAAAGGGATCGAGCATATCCTTATATTCAAATTCGATCTCTCACCGATCAAGGGATGGAAGGTGCATAGAGCCTATCTGTATCTACACGCCGCTCATGAGCATCGCCTGCGCACCATAGGTCTTTCGACCATAGCCTCCAACTGGCAGGAGGGGAACGGAGTGGACAGGGCGGTCGATGGGGGATCCTGCTTCACACACGCTATTTACCCTTATAAACGCTGGGCCGGTGAGGGAAGCGATCTGACCGATGTCACCTTTGGCGCCGGAAACACCCTTTACGCCTTCGTAGATCTAAAGGAGATTGGGGGTGGTTGGCTGGAGATCGATGTGCCGGCAAAACTGATATCGGCCATGCTATGTGGAGCCTCATACGGTTTGGCGGTCAGCGATGAGAAGGGCCAGACGATGTGGAATAACGACATCCATAGCCGTGAGACCCCTTTTGCCCCCTATCTCGTCGTCAAGGGCGAGCCATCAAAGGAGAGGACAAAACCACCTGCTGTCAAAAATCTTACCGCCCGACCTGACCCCGATTTATCCACCCTCAACTCCGGAGCTATTCGGCTGACGTTTGACATCCCCATACCCGATGGCTCTCAATCCTTTCCCTTCGCATATCGCCTCGAGATAAAAGGCGGGCAGTTTGAGGGATGGACTCAACTCCCACGCCGGTTGATCCCCTTCGCCGCACTGCCGGGCGAGAGGCAGGAGATAACGGTGCCGAATCTTAAACCTGAAACGGCCTATGAACTGAGGCTGAGCGTCTTAGATGAGGTGGGATCCACAAGCGGACCAAGCATAGTGAAGGTCACGTCATCCTCATCTAAGTCATATCCCAAACCTCTACCTGAAGTACCTCTGTTGCCAAAGCCCGATCCGAATCCGATATCCTCGCTCTTCGTCGTCCCCGACACCGTTAAGCCGGATCCCGTGACGGGGAAGGTGATGGAGGACAGGAGAGGGAATTATGACAGACTTAATCCCATTTGGGATGGCAGAACAATTCGCCTAGCGGCCGCTCGAAACGAGACCATCGCCTTCCAGATCGTCATCAGGGCCAAACAGGTCGAGTCGGTCGAGATAGGAGATCTCAGGGGGAAAAGCGGCAGTATACTGGCGTCGAACGTCCGACCCTATCGCGTCTGGTGTGTCAGAGAGGGAAATCGCTGGTTCCCTGAAATCGCCGTGCCGATACAGGTCAGGTTCGACGATCACGTCCCGAATCAGGAGTATCGGGTGATCTGGGTGGATCTACATGTGCCGAAAGGAATCCCAGCCGACGTGTACCGAGGAAACATAGTCGCGCTCGCCGATGGAAAAAGGATAGATGTTCCGATATACCTCCGTGTATGGGATTTCACCCTTCCGGATAGGCCGGGCTTCGTCGTGGATCTGAACGGATACGGCTCCGTCGCCTCCAGATTCGGCGTTAGGCATAACACGCCTGAGGGCATAGCGATCGAACACGCGTATCATCGCCTTGCGTATGAACATCGAGCCACGCTAAATCTGCTCGCCTACAGCCATTCGGGACGAACATATGAGGGATGGGCTCCGCCGATTGAGGGCGAGGGCGAAAACGCCCATGTGGCTGAGTGGAGGGATTACGACGCCCATTATGGAGCGCTGTTTGACGGATCGGCCTTCTTCGGCCTGACTTGGGGCGGTCTACCGATCCATCATCAGTATCTGCCGTTTCATGAGAACTACCCGATCCCGATTAAAGGACATTATCGGTATGAGAGCATGCCGGGGGATTACCGCGATATCATCATCCGCCATGCCATGGAGGCACCACCGGTTGAGGAGGCTTTCACGCCGGATTACATCGCGGGGTTCAAGGCGGTGGTTCGGGATTTCGTCAGACATTTTCGGGAGAAAGGCTGGAGAGGGGTTCAGATGCAATGTTACTTCAACAACAAGTATTACTACAAAGACCCTCGCAAGGGAGGAAGAGGCACATCGTGGTGGCTGATGGATGAGCCGATGCACAGGGACGATTGGCGCGCGCTGATCTTCTTCGGGAGGATGTTCAAGGAGGCGGTGCGGGATGCGGGCGGAGGAGTGAACTTCATATTCCGATGCGATGTGTCCAGACCCCAATGGGTGCGAGATCCGGATGAATTTCTCCCTTTGGTCGACCTGATGTGTGTCAGCGGGGAGTTCTTCCGGAAAAACAGGAGATGTATGGAGTTCCACAGGCGATACGGCATCCGGTTCTGGAACTACGGCACCCCTAATCGGGTGAGCGAGACTAACCTGAACGGGGAGGCATGGGCGATTAAGGCCTTCCTGTTCGGCGCTGACGGAATCCTGCCGTGGAACACCATAGGGAGGGATGAGAACTTCGAACGGGCTGAGCCGACGGCGCTGCTCTATCCGGGGAAGCGGTTCGGCATCAATGGGCCACTGGCCAGCTTGAGGCTGAAGGCGCTAAGACGGGGGGAACAGGATGTGGAGTATCTGATCGCCCTTGCGCGAAGGTTCGGCTACGATCGGGAACAGATCGCATATGAAGTCGCCCGGTTTCTCGATTTGAGGGCGAGGACGGAGGAGAGATTCGTGGACGATGCCGGACGCACGGTTTTCGAATCGCTCCGACCGGAGGACTTCTTCAAGCTCAGATATGCCATCGGAACGATCCTCACCCCTTCAGCCTTCCACCGCCATTAA
- a CDS encoding FAD-binding protein — MNLEVERRRTDVLIIGGGGAALRAAIEAYDRLGGQGYRVTLVTKGGLGKSGVTATACSDRMAFHATLPYTEPGGEDNWRYHADDIYRIGGYVSDANLAGILARNSAEAFFFLETLGVPFVKRPDGKADQFVTDGSKYARACYTGPYTANHIEQALLRELHRRDVEVVEEMMIVDLLVSNGEVCGAVGVYETPGADGIWRSMIFETPSIVLATGGGGEIFQVSAFPEGMTGDGYAMAFRAGAELVNMEFLQIGLCSVKTKLACSGSMMRAVPRFLNRDGEEFIMKYFPDKNPQKVYNIVFDKGASWPAMHGEPSVRIDIAVSYEIRDNGPIYLDYSRNPNGFDVKMLSDEKRRWYAEEKGVRLDDPDVASSPLERLKGINPDVVRWLRDRGIDLERGDMVEIAPAVQHFQGGVRIDERAETTISGLFAAGEVAGGQHGAKRPGGNSLLDTQVFGKIAGGSAADRAREALRREVKGDLETRVERLLRFPGAAPASEVRSHIKRICSRYASVIRTEEGLRQGLMEISELKKIGVKPDGTGLVSALETMNMLEVAEIVMTAALDRRESRGCHMFFAREGDLEPMPTGEGYKKYFVISRKNGKIIVEPRKPIHIDWLGGSK; from the coding sequence ATGAACCTAGAGGTTGAGAGGCGTAGGACCGATGTCCTGATAATCGGGGGAGGGGGAGCTGCTCTCAGAGCCGCCATAGAGGCCTATGACCGGCTCGGCGGTCAGGGCTATAGGGTCACGCTCGTCACGAAGGGCGGGCTCGGCAAAAGCGGCGTAACGGCGACGGCCTGCTCCGACAGAATGGCCTTTCACGCCACCTTGCCTTACACCGAGCCGGGTGGGGAGGATAACTGGAGATATCACGCTGACGACATCTACAGGATAGGTGGATATGTGTCGGACGCGAACCTCGCCGGAATCTTAGCCAGGAACTCCGCCGAGGCCTTCTTCTTCCTCGAAACCCTCGGCGTTCCCTTCGTCAAAAGGCCGGACGGGAAAGCGGATCAGTTTGTGACCGACGGATCGAAATACGCCAGAGCATGCTACACCGGTCCCTACACAGCAAACCACATCGAACAGGCGTTATTGCGCGAGCTCCACCGGAGGGATGTTGAGGTCGTGGAGGAGATGATGATAGTCGATCTGTTGGTATCGAACGGTGAGGTTTGCGGAGCCGTCGGGGTGTATGAAACCCCGGGCGCCGATGGAATCTGGAGGTCGATGATCTTCGAGACCCCTTCCATCGTATTGGCGACGGGAGGAGGAGGGGAGATCTTTCAGGTGAGCGCATTTCCGGAGGGCATGACCGGCGACGGATACGCCATGGCGTTCAGGGCAGGGGCTGAGCTTGTGAACATGGAGTTCCTGCAGATAGGGCTTTGCTCCGTCAAAACCAAATTGGCCTGTTCGGGAAGCATGATGCGCGCTGTGCCGAGATTCCTCAACCGAGACGGAGAGGAGTTCATCATGAAATATTTCCCTGACAAAAACCCTCAGAAGGTGTATAATATAGTATTCGATAAGGGGGCAAGCTGGCCGGCGATGCACGGTGAGCCGTCCGTAAGGATAGATATCGCCGTCTCATATGAGATCCGCGATAATGGCCCGATTTATTTGGATTACTCTCGAAATCCGAACGGCTTCGACGTGAAGATGCTCTCCGATGAGAAGAGAAGGTGGTATGCCGAGGAGAAAGGGGTAAGGTTGGACGATCCCGATGTGGCCTCCTCCCCGCTCGAGAGGCTCAAAGGGATCAATCCCGATGTCGTGCGATGGCTTAGGGATCGGGGTATTGATCTGGAGAGGGGAGATATGGTCGAGATCGCCCCTGCGGTGCAGCATTTTCAGGGAGGGGTTAGGATCGACGAGAGGGCCGAGACCACCATATCGGGTCTGTTTGCGGCTGGTGAGGTGGCGGGCGGCCAACACGGCGCTAAACGGCCGGGAGGCAATTCGCTTCTCGATACGCAGGTCTTCGGCAAGATAGCCGGAGGCTCAGCGGCGGATAGGGCGAGAGAGGCCTTACGACGTGAGGTGAAGGGAGATTTGGAGACGAGGGTTGAAAGGCTTTTAAGATTTCCCGGCGCGGCGCCCGCATCGGAGGTGAGATCCCATATCAAGAGGATCTGCTCCAGATATGCCTCCGTCATCCGGACCGAAGAGGGGCTGAGACAGGGATTGATGGAGATATCCGAGCTGAAAAAGATCGGAGTGAAACCGGACGGGACAGGGCTCGTATCTGCTCTTGAGACGATGAACATGCTGGAGGTAGCTGAGATCGTGATGACGGCAGCGCTAGATCGCAGGGAAAGCAGGGGATGTCATATGTTCTTCGCCAGGGAGGGCGATCTGGAACCGATGCCCACCGGTGAGGGATACAAAAAATATTTTGTAATTTCCCGAAAAAATGGTAAAATCATAGTCGAACCGAGAAAACCGATACATATAGACTGGCTGGGAGGTAGCAAATGA
- a CDS encoding polysaccharide biosynthesis/export family protein, with the protein MIRRFLNIISSISLVLIPLLSPAALFEIKGVSTLKGETLKASLEEGREWKMILFLGAKPRYTWRVDPKGASLTLDIYSLHVGSKEVGFIPIGSKRLKLIKATVVSTRPIKARITLKFNSPIDPAAVRVENTLNSIILYLISSPPPKLKSVFKRMSKEEIKHRSEIKARKPVSPMKPTEYTIGPGDLIEVKTVWDDGDSESEEFIVDGEGQIIHPLLGEVKVGGQTTRQIKQLLQEALKKYLRNYRIEVSVKEYRSKKVLVVGEVRREGEIPWKGPIRLKELLQKAGGWGPKGDISKVELYPPGHSKPLIVDLKKDNPFVPPGSVVNVPPR; encoded by the coding sequence ATGATCCGGCGATTCCTGAACATAATCTCCTCCATCTCGCTCGTTCTGATTCCTCTCCTCTCTCCGGCGGCGCTGTTTGAGATCAAAGGCGTGAGCACACTGAAAGGCGAAACGCTTAAGGCGTCGCTGGAGGAGGGGAGGGAATGGAAGATGATCCTGTTTCTAGGCGCAAAACCTCGGTACACCTGGAGAGTCGATCCAAAAGGAGCAAGCCTCACGTTGGATATCTACTCGCTGCACGTCGGGTCCAAGGAGGTGGGATTCATACCGATCGGCTCCAAAAGGTTGAAGCTCATAAAAGCCACGGTGGTGAGCACTAGACCGATCAAAGCTAGGATCACGCTGAAATTCAATTCCCCCATCGATCCCGCTGCTGTGAGGGTCGAAAACACCCTCAACTCCATCATACTTTATCTGATCTCCTCTCCGCCGCCCAAATTGAAGTCAGTCTTCAAACGGATGTCCAAGGAAGAGATCAAACACCGAAGCGAGATCAAAGCTCGAAAACCGGTATCCCCTATGAAACCGACCGAATATACGATCGGACCCGGCGACCTGATCGAGGTAAAGACGGTATGGGATGACGGTGACTCGGAAAGCGAGGAGTTCATCGTAGATGGTGAGGGACAAATCATCCATCCGCTGCTCGGTGAGGTGAAAGTCGGTGGACAAACCACCCGACAGATAAAACAGCTCCTGCAGGAGGCGTTAAAAAAGTATCTCAGAAACTACAGGATCGAGGTGTCGGTTAAAGAATATAGGAGCAAGAAGGTGTTGGTGGTAGGTGAGGTGAGGAGGGAAGGAGAAATCCCTTGGAAAGGACCAATCCGACTTAAGGAGCTTCTGCAAAAGGCCGGCGGATGGGGTCCAAAGGGAGATATATCAAAGGTGGAGCTTTATCCGCCCGGTCACTCAAAACCCCTGATAGTTGACCTGAAAAAGGACAACCCGTTCGTGCCGCCAGGCAGCGTCGTGAACGTTCCTCCAAGATGA
- a CDS encoding ATPase, with protein sequence MTLIADCGTSWTKIMEIESRKVKVLPTREIIGNRSLTFEAATGHLGRSRCEVYENELIALSLGGLMLVEEEDFVIVDVGARDTKLCQFRSRRPVRLDWNQACGAATGFTLELLGKYYEIDYSILPATRKRANVTCGIFGLERVFDSIIKGSSIEEAVASFVHGVAYNVYTFAGKPDKIYLSGGLCLNRCFVESLRFYCDVVELGRNVLLWGLVKSLRERGYDTDQDQGRDRADA encoded by the coding sequence TTGACACTTATAGCCGACTGCGGCACATCATGGACGAAGATAATGGAGATCGAAAGCCGTAAGGTGAAGGTCCTTCCCACGAGGGAGATCATCGGGAATAGATCCCTGACCTTCGAGGCGGCGACGGGACATCTGGGGAGAAGCCGGTGTGAAGTTTACGAGAACGAGCTCATCGCCCTTTCGCTCGGCGGTCTTATGCTGGTCGAGGAGGAGGATTTCGTGATAGTGGATGTCGGGGCGCGCGATACAAAGCTGTGCCAGTTCAGATCACGCAGACCTGTGAGGCTCGATTGGAATCAGGCATGCGGGGCGGCAACCGGCTTCACGCTTGAATTGTTGGGGAAGTATTACGAGATAGACTACTCGATCCTGCCCGCCACGCGTAAGCGAGCGAACGTCACATGCGGCATATTCGGACTGGAGAGGGTCTTCGACTCCATAATAAAGGGGAGCTCGATCGAGGAGGCCGTCGCCAGCTTCGTCCACGGCGTGGCCTATAACGTCTACACCTTCGCCGGCAAACCCGATAAGATATACCTCTCCGGGGGCCTTTGCCTTAACAGGTGTTTCGTTGAGAGCCTGAGGTTCTACTGCGATGTGGTGGAATTGGGCAGGAATGTGCTGCTTTGGGGCCTGGTCAAATCTCTTAGGGAGAGGGGATATGATACCGATCAAGACCAAGGAAGAGATCGAGCTGATGCGTAA